Proteins encoded in a region of the Candidatus Stygibacter australis genome:
- a CDS encoding YggS family pyridoxal phosphate-dependent enzyme, with product MDIRLRIEEVEQRIVKAAERSGRKRSDIKLLAVTKTHGLDVIKAALSAGIEYIGENKVQEAETKIPLLKGLYEEFHYIGHLQSNKINKLLSLNPALIHSVDNLHLAEKLNTRLAAINRIQDILLQVNTSGEESKFGVTPEAAAELAGKILEYDNLNLIGLMTIGRFTEDEMELRASFSLLRSLKEQLSKEYSELELKWLSMGMSNDFEIAVDEGANLLRLGTVLFGARACSIRN from the coding sequence GCTGCTGAACGCTCAGGTAGAAAGCGTAGTGACATCAAGTTATTAGCTGTCACAAAAACGCATGGTCTGGATGTGATCAAAGCTGCTCTATCAGCTGGTATTGAATATATTGGTGAAAACAAAGTTCAGGAAGCAGAAACCAAAATACCACTTCTGAAAGGGCTATATGAAGAATTTCATTATATCGGGCATTTGCAGTCAAATAAGATAAATAAACTTCTGAGTCTGAATCCCGCCTTGATCCACTCCGTTGATAACCTGCATCTGGCAGAGAAATTGAATACTCGTCTGGCTGCTATAAATAGAATTCAGGATATCTTATTACAGGTGAACACTTCTGGCGAAGAAAGCAAATTTGGTGTGACTCCCGAAGCAGCAGCAGAATTAGCAGGAAAGATCCTGGAATATGATAATTTGAATTTAATTGGACTGATGACAATCGGGAGATTTACTGAAGATGAGATGGAATTGCGAGCCAGTTTCAGCTTATTAAGAAGTTTGAAGGAACAGCTTAGTAAAGAATACTCTGAGCTTGAGCTTAAATGGCTTTCAATGGGAATGAGCAATGATTTTGAGATTGCTGTTGATGAGGGAGCAAATCTGCTGCGTCTGGGCACTGTGCTTTTTGGAGCCAGAGCCTGTAGCATAAGGAATTAA